GATACTGCTTCTGCCTCATTATCAAAAATCTCAAAAAAGGAAGTCAGCTTGGTAAGCTCAAATACCTTTCTTACAGAGCCGGAGACGTTGATAATTTTAAGTCCGCCCTGATACTTCTTCAGGTTGGAAAGGCTGGAGATCAGTGCACCAATACCAGACGAGTCAATGTAGGAAACTTTTTCCAGATTGATAATGGTATAGTATTTTTGTTCCTCGA
This window of the Leptospira barantonii genome carries:
- a CDS encoding STAS domain-containing protein, which codes for MEITRRESGNIVILDINGEIDLYNAPEIKDVIAKLIEEQKYYTIINLEKVSYIDSSGIGALISSLSNLKKYQGGLKIINVSGSVRKVFELTKLTSFFEIFDNEAEAVSAFK